The following coding sequences lie in one Bombus affinis isolate iyBomAffi1 unplaced genomic scaffold, iyBomAffi1.2 ctg00000593.1, whole genome shotgun sequence genomic window:
- the LOC126928125 gene encoding LOW QUALITY PROTEIN: NADH-ubiquinone oxidoreductase chain 4-like (The sequence of the model RefSeq protein was modified relative to this genomic sequence to represent the inferred CDS: inserted 3 bases in 2 codons; substituted 4 bases at 4 genomic stop codons): VFGIIFINLNEIKKGCLILNLILFFLMLLNFIVIDLLIFYFIYESRLLLIFYIIIEXGYREDRILAAFYLIFYTLVFSLPMLYLIFKILERRGRXNFFFLEIKNFIFDYFNFIYLLISFLIKIPXYIFHGXLIKAHVEASFFSSIILASVILKLGRYGILRLILIFNNKFVNLIYYLIIINLFGILILRILCLFQFDIKLIIALSSVIHIGIISIGIFSGSKIGLLGGLLIIISHGLVSSGLFYLVNEIYKQTNRRIIFVNKGLINLIPSISIIXFIICVYNSGAPISLNIVSEIFLLIRLIIXYKYLFIFLFFYCLFRFIYSIYLYRFIQFGKIYNFNFNLINRGLINYLTLILHLLPLNLIILDLLI, translated from the exons gtttttggaataatttttataaatttaaatgaaataaaaaaaggatgtttaatattaaatttaattttattttttttaatgctattaaattttatagtcatagatttattaatattttattttatatatgaatctagattattattaattttttatataattatagaatGAGGGTATAGAGAAGATCGAATTTTAGctgcattttatttaatattttatacattagtattttctttaccaatgttgtatttaatttttaaaatattagaaagaagaggta ataattttttttttttagagattaagaattttatatttgattattttaattttatatatttattaatatcttttttaattaaaattcc atatatatttcatggatGATTAATTAAAGCACATGTTGAAGCTTCATTTTTTAGTTCAATAATTTTAGCTTCAGTAATATTAAAGTTAGGaagatatggaatattacgattaattttaatttttaataataaatttgttaatttaatttattatttaataataattaatttatttggaatattgattttaagaatattatgtttatttcaatttgatataaaattaatcattGCTTTATCTTCAGTAATTCATATAGGAATTATATCTATAGGAATATTTAGTGGttcaaaaattggtttattaggagggttattaataataatttctcatgggttagtttcttcaggtttattttatttagttaatgaaatttataaacaaactaatagacgaattatttttgtaaataaaggattaattaatttaataccttcaatatcaataatatgatttataatatgtgTTTATAATTCAGGAGctccaatttctttaaatatagtaagtgaaatttttttattaataagattaattatatgatataaatatttatttatatttttatttttctattgtttatttagatttatttattcaatttatttatatagatttattcagtttggaaaaatttataattttaattttaatttaataaataggggtttaataaattatttaactttaattttacatttattaccattaaatttaattattttagatttattaatttaa
- the LOC126928124 gene encoding NADH-ubiquinone oxidoreductase chain 5-like, which translates to MIEKCAINIYNLITCCNNSSYSCFFLVHSSTLVTAGIYLLINYDILIDLKYKEYILIVSRITIFISGVIANFEIDFKKIIALSTLSQLGFIIRIFSLGIVNLTFLHLFIHAFFKSIIFICVGSYIHYIRGIQNFRFYFGIYYVYPIKGLLIIFSLFILCGFPFLVGYFSKDLIIEYYFLNIIRIFRLLNLIIGTIFTVSYSFRLINILIINYFIINLIYFDEDRIIITHIIFILLIILFIRKFIYNFFFFLLELICFIFLNILFLK; encoded by the exons ATGATA GAAAAGTGcgcaattaatatttataatttgattacCTGCTGCAATAATAGCTCCTACTCCTGTTTCTTCTTAGTTCATTCATCAACATTAGTAACTGCTGGAATTTATTTACTAATTAATTATGATATATTAattgatttaaaatataaagaGTATATTTTAATAGTTTCAAGAATAACAATATTTATATCAGGTGTGATAGCAAATTTTGAAATAGATTTTAAAAAGATTATTGCTTTATCAACATTAAGTCAGTTaggatttataataagaattttttctttaggaatagtaaatttaacatttttacatttatttattcatgctttttttaaatctataatatttatatgtgtAGGTAGTTATATTCATTATATAAGAGGAATTcaaaattttcgtttttattttggaatatattatgtatatccaataaaaggtttattaataatattttcattatttatattgtgtggatttccttttttagttggatatttttctaaagatttaattattgagtattattttttaaatataataagaatttttagattattaaatttaattattggtacaatttttactgtatcatattcttttcgtttaataaatattttaataataaattattttataataaatttaatttattttgatgaagatagaattataataacacatataatatttattttattaattatattatttattagaaaatttatttataatttttttttttttttattggagttaatttgttttatatttttaaatattttgtttttaaaataa